From the genome of Planctomycetota bacterium:
CCGCTCAGCAGCCCCGTGGCGATCGCCTTGGACACCAGCGTGTGCATCCACGGCATCGGGGCCGCGGCCAGGACCGCCGCCGCCAGCCCCGCGCCAAGCCCAAGTGTCCACTGGCTGATCGGTCGGCGCACGCGGTTGTCGAACAGACGCCGGGGTGACAGGCGATGCACGCCCACGACGACGACGCCCGCCACCAGCAGCGGCAGGCCGAGCGTCAGCGGCAGTCGTTCGATCGGCGACAAAGTTGGCGCGCGGAGCCAGCCGCCTTCCAGGAACAGGCCCGAGGCGAAGCGAAGCACGAACGCAACGCCGAAAGCGATCAGAAACTTAGCCGCACCGCGCATGTCCCCGCCCCGGTGCTCCCCGTCCGTTCGGAGAGTACTCACGCTGTACGCGGCCCAACGCTCGCGTCGCGCTTTTCACGCACACAATCGGGTAAATTTGCCATGAGAATCGCGGTTACCGACCGCGCGTACCGGTTGACGGCGATTCGCCCGGGTTATCGCACGCGTTTTTACCGGGCACACCAGTACATTTCACCACGTTCCGCGGCCGTGTTCAGCTGCTTCCGCGGCGCATCTGCTCGAGCCCGGCCGGGAACGGGTACGTCGGGAAGACGCCGACGGTGCCGAACCGCCACATCGCGGGGGCGGCGTAGACATCGCCCCGGAAGCCGGCGTTGAACATCGTGCGGAGCACGGACTCGAAGCTCGGTTCGGCGCCGCTGGGGCCGACAAGCCGGTTGGCCTTGGCGTTGAGGAACGAGACGCTCGCCGCGGGCCAGCGGTCGTGGCGTTCGTCGAGCATGCGCGTGACGGTCTTGAAGCCGCGGGAGAGATCGTCGATGGTGAAGTGGTCGCGTCCCTTGGGGCGGAGGATCGCGAGGATGAGCAGGCGGTCGAGGTCGAACTTGAGGACGTAGGGCTCACGGTCCTGGGCCGCGTGCACGGCGACGGACTCCTGGAACATCTTCGCGTAGCTGGTGACGCTCTTGGCCGACCACTGGCTGGAGGTCACGAGCTC
Proteins encoded in this window:
- a CDS encoding zinc ribbon domain-containing protein, producing MRGAAKFLIAFGVAFVLRFASGLFLEGGWLRAPTLSPIERLPLTLGLPLLVAGVVVVGVHRLSPRRLFDNRVRRPISQWTLGLGAGLAAAVLAAAPMPWMHTLVSKAIATGLLSGVAVVVFTVLLPRRRPYACVHCGAVIGDHESTCPGCGAVGSRGEPARRSSAAA